One Niabella beijingensis DNA window includes the following coding sequences:
- a CDS encoding Crp/Fnr family transcriptional regulator, with amino-acid sequence MSLIFRIHLEKFIHVNDKEFEGILKFFDVRRIARKENLLEEGQLCNHHYFVLEGLLRQFFVNEKGVEQTTDFAIETWWLTDNIAYEHRSPASFYIQAVEKSELLYISRENQEKLLNEFPVMERYFRFVYQRAFAASQMRIKYHFSFSKEEFYFSLVKTYPEFVQRVPQYLIASYLGFTPEYLSEIRKKKIS; translated from the coding sequence ATGTCATTAATATTCAGAATACACTTAGAAAAATTTATCCATGTAAATGACAAAGAATTTGAAGGGATATTAAAATTCTTTGACGTAAGGCGCATCGCAAGAAAAGAAAATCTGCTGGAAGAAGGTCAGCTATGCAACCATCATTATTTCGTGTTGGAAGGGTTGCTGCGTCAGTTTTTTGTCAATGAAAAAGGTGTGGAACAAACTACCGACTTTGCCATTGAAACCTGGTGGCTCACCGATAATATCGCTTACGAACACAGATCACCTGCTTCTTTTTATATCCAGGCGGTAGAAAAATCGGAACTCCTTTATATCAGCCGGGAAAATCAGGAAAAACTACTGAACGAATTCCCGGTAATGGAGCGGTATTTTCGCTTTGTTTATCAACGGGCGTTTGCCGCAAGCCAGATGCGGATAAAGTATCATTTTTCATTCTCTAAAGAGGAATTTTATTTTAGCCTGGTTAAAACATATCCTGAGTTTGTACAACGAGTACCGCAATACCTTATCGCGTCCTACCTTGGCTTTACACCCGAATATTTAAGCGAAATACGTAAGAAAAAGATTTCTTAA
- a CDS encoding NAD(P)-binding domain-containing protein, whose translation MVNSIRYKTRIAVIGAGQAGLSAAYHLKKNGLKIGPDYIILDEAPHPGRAWQYRWPSLTLSTVNRIHDLPGMSFEKTLETNDAEVQANLAVPYYYDLYEKKFDIRVYRPLKVEQVYSRQERFYIDSSKALFSALGIINATGTWESPYIPEYPGASLFKGEQLHTKDFKTAAYFRGKHVIVVGAGISAIQLLDQISKVTTTTWVTRRPPEFREGPFDDVAGHNAVAMMEERVRKGLLPLSVVSVTGLPVSPAVIDMEKRGVLKRFPMFSEITRDGVKWEDGREEKADVILWNTGFKSALEHLKPVLPREEQGGILMAGRLATMVARDPRIHLVGYGPSASTIGANRAGAAAARELMNTLEI comes from the coding sequence ATGGTGAACAGCATCCGATACAAGACCAGAATTGCAGTGATAGGCGCCGGACAGGCAGGCCTTTCCGCAGCCTATCATTTAAAGAAAAACGGACTGAAAATCGGTCCAGATTATATTATCCTCGACGAAGCGCCCCATCCGGGTAGGGCCTGGCAATACCGCTGGCCTTCGCTTACCCTGAGTACGGTCAACAGAATACACGATTTACCCGGCATGTCTTTCGAAAAAACGCTTGAGACGAATGATGCGGAAGTACAGGCCAATCTAGCTGTACCGTATTATTATGATTTATACGAAAAGAAATTCGATATCCGGGTATATCGTCCGCTAAAAGTGGAACAGGTCTATTCCCGTCAGGAGCGGTTTTACATCGATTCTTCCAAAGCCTTATTTTCTGCCCTGGGTATCATCAATGCAACGGGCACCTGGGAAAGTCCCTACATTCCGGAGTATCCGGGCGCATCTCTTTTTAAAGGAGAACAATTGCATACCAAAGATTTTAAGACGGCGGCTTATTTCAGAGGAAAACATGTTATTGTAGTGGGAGCCGGTATTTCCGCTATTCAGTTGCTCGATCAGATTTCAAAGGTCACCACTACTACCTGGGTTACCCGGCGGCCACCCGAATTCAGGGAAGGGCCTTTTGATGATGTAGCCGGTCACAATGCCGTCGCAATGATGGAAGAAAGAGTAAGAAAGGGCCTGCTCCCTTTATCCGTGGTTTCTGTTACGGGGCTGCCTGTTTCGCCGGCGGTAATCGATATGGAAAAAAGAGGGGTGCTAAAACGTTTCCCCATGTTTAGCGAGATCACCAGGGACGGTGTGAAATGGGAAGATGGGCGCGAAGAAAAAGCGGACGTTATTTTGTGGAATACCGGTTTTAAAAGCGCCCTGGAGCATCTGAAACCTGTTTTACCCCGGGAAGAGCAGGGCGGCATCCTCATGGCCGGAAGACTGGCAACTATGGTTGCCAGAGACCCCCGTATCCATTTAGTGGGTTATGGCCCTTCGGCATCTACCATCGGGGCCAATCGCGCGGGAGCAGCGGCGGCAAGAGAGCTGATGAATACGCTGGAGATTTAA
- a CDS encoding DedA family protein yields MFDPEALIQYGGLLLVFLAIYGQTGLFFCFFLPSGGLLFMAGVLIATGVLDHHLLTLCGLGVLASLLGNITGYVIGYKTGPVLYRRNESRFFKKAYLTKAENFYKRYGGLALSIGVFLPLIRTFGPIVAGIIKQKFGRFLLFVFIGSAGWILSFALAGYLIGSLPFLRAYLNYAVIAIVVLVTTPVVVKIIREFKSNKQNPTIR; encoded by the coding sequence ATGTTTGATCCTGAAGCATTAATTCAATACGGGGGATTGCTGCTCGTCTTTCTTGCAATTTACGGGCAGACAGGCCTTTTCTTTTGTTTCTTTCTCCCAAGCGGCGGGCTCCTTTTTATGGCAGGTGTGTTAATTGCAACCGGCGTGTTGGATCATCATCTGTTGACCTTATGCGGCCTTGGAGTTTTGGCTTCCCTGCTGGGGAATATTACCGGCTATGTCATCGGTTATAAAACAGGACCTGTATTATACCGCAGGAATGAGTCGCGTTTTTTTAAAAAGGCGTATTTAACAAAGGCCGAAAATTTCTATAAAAGATATGGAGGTTTAGCGCTATCGATCGGCGTTTTCCTCCCTTTGATCCGCACTTTTGGCCCCATCGTTGCGGGAATAATCAAACAAAAGTTCGGCCGCTTCCTGCTCTTCGTTTTTATAGGATCAGCCGGGTGGATTCTCAGCTTTGCCCTGGCAGGTTATTTGATCGGCAGCCTGCCCTTTTTACGGGCATACCTTAATTACGCCGTCATCGCTATTGTTGTTCTTGTTACAACGCCTGTTGTGGTTAAGATCATCCGGGAGTTTAAGAGCAATAAACAAAATCCTACGATCCGGTAA
- a CDS encoding LLM class flavin-dependent oxidoreductase, which produces MKKIGFLSFGHWAEHPAYSTRTAGDTLLQSIDLAVAAEELGMDGAYFRVHHFAKQLASPFPLLAAIGAKTSKIEIGTGVIDMRYENPLYMVEDAGAADLISGGRLQLGISRGSPEQVIEGWRYFGYEPAAGETDADMGRRKGLEFFEQLKGVGFARPNPNPMFPNPPGLLRLEPFSPGLRERIWWGSASDATAVWAGKVGMNLQSSTLKFDESGKPFHIQQAEQIRLFKQAWKEAGHQHSPRVSVSRSVFALVNDQDRYYFGHEADRTDKIGILEADKPAIFGRSYAAEPDQLIEELAKDEAIQEADTVLLTIPNTLGVDYNVHVLASILEHVAPGLGWR; this is translated from the coding sequence ATGAAAAAAATAGGATTCTTATCATTTGGTCATTGGGCCGAGCATCCGGCCTACAGCACCAGAACGGCAGGCGACACCCTGCTGCAATCTATTGATTTAGCTGTAGCTGCAGAAGAACTTGGTATGGATGGTGCCTATTTCCGGGTACATCACTTTGCCAAACAGTTGGCGTCGCCGTTTCCTTTACTGGCAGCCATTGGCGCCAAAACCAGCAAAATTGAGATTGGCACAGGGGTTATTGATATGCGGTATGAAAATCCCTTGTACATGGTGGAAGATGCCGGTGCCGCCGATCTGATTTCCGGCGGCCGGCTGCAATTAGGGATCAGCAGGGGTTCACCGGAACAGGTGATCGAAGGATGGCGTTACTTTGGTTATGAGCCGGCGGCGGGAGAGACGGATGCCGATATGGGCCGCAGAAAAGGACTGGAGTTTTTTGAGCAATTGAAAGGCGTGGGATTTGCCCGGCCCAACCCCAACCCGATGTTTCCCAATCCGCCCGGACTGCTGCGCCTGGAACCCTTTTCCCCGGGGCTGCGTGAACGCATCTGGTGGGGATCTGCTTCCGATGCCACAGCCGTTTGGGCGGGCAAGGTGGGCATGAACCTGCAAAGTTCCACCCTGAAGTTTGATGAAAGCGGTAAGCCGTTCCATATACAACAGGCCGAACAGATCCGGCTGTTTAAACAGGCATGGAAAGAAGCAGGGCATCAGCACAGCCCCCGGGTTTCCGTAAGCCGGTCCGTTTTTGCGTTGGTAAACGATCAGGATCGTTATTATTTTGGTCATGAGGCCGACCGGACCGATAAGATCGGTATCCTGGAAGCCGATAAACCTGCCATTTTTGGAAGAAGCTATGCTGCAGAACCCGATCAGCTGATTGAAGAGCTGGCTAAAGACGAGGCCATCCAGGAAGCGGATACCGTTCTGTTGACGATCCCCAATACCTTGGGTGTGGATTATAATGTACATGTGCTTGCTTCCATACTGGAACATGTGGCACCCGGACTGGGATGGCGGTAA
- a CDS encoding S41 family peptidase, whose translation MSIKRTNIFHPGIISLTALLFCFLVSCRKSVEPINKPENYNPYTFSEIFDAFWLGMRDNYLFWNMDKSETNWEETYKKYKPLFQNLNTENFDDILTAVDYIKEMTARLSDGHLTITFNDDRLAGFYINPSRQRKLIKDYSNNVTLDQQLYLNPEKYLDKPFNRVTGALNAIGGTINDSIAYLFFDKFNLKSAYDEPANDSTRRLINGFFQTLKSPGITKAIIDLRGNPGGAVRDLNFIAGNLTTESYTFGHLTYKLGPGQLNYQPAINAIVNAQLSALNFGGEIRILVDGLSRSMSEVFTIALRTREKTRVIGDTTWGATGVIPANYDGQLFNGGPFVAAKFINVYTPAAALTSLLGENYEKVGFPPDIRVINTDNGRDKQLETAIDK comes from the coding sequence ATGAGCATCAAAAGAACAAACATCTTTCATCCAGGAATAATCTCGCTGACTGCATTATTGTTCTGCTTCCTTGTTTCATGCCGAAAATCGGTGGAACCAATCAATAAACCAGAAAACTATAATCCTTATACGTTTTCAGAAATTTTTGATGCATTCTGGCTCGGCATGCGGGACAACTATCTTTTCTGGAACATGGACAAATCAGAGACAAATTGGGAGGAAACATATAAAAAATACAAGCCGCTGTTTCAAAATTTAAACACAGAGAATTTCGATGATATTTTAACTGCCGTTGACTACATAAAGGAGATGACTGCAAGGCTCTCTGACGGACATCTAACGATTACTTTCAATGATGATCGCCTCGCTGGATTTTATATCAATCCGTCCCGCCAGCGAAAGCTCATTAAAGATTACAGCAATAACGTTACTCTCGACCAGCAATTATATCTGAACCCTGAGAAATACCTTGATAAACCTTTCAACAGGGTAACTGGAGCACTGAACGCAATCGGAGGCACCATAAACGATAGCATAGCGTACCTTTTTTTTGATAAGTTTAATTTGAAAAGTGCCTATGATGAACCGGCAAATGACAGCACACGTCGGTTAATTAACGGATTTTTCCAAACGCTAAAATCTCCCGGTATAACAAAAGCAATAATTGATCTGCGGGGTAATCCTGGCGGCGCCGTTCGGGATCTAAACTTTATCGCCGGTAATCTAACGACTGAAAGTTATACATTCGGACACCTTACCTATAAATTAGGGCCGGGACAGCTAAACTACCAACCAGCCATAAATGCAATTGTCAATGCCCAGCTGAGCGCGTTGAACTTCGGCGGGGAAATCAGAATTTTGGTTGATGGGTTGAGCCGCAGCATGTCGGAAGTTTTTACTATTGCCTTAAGAACAAGGGAAAAAACCAGGGTCATCGGTGATACAACCTGGGGCGCTACTGGAGTGATTCCTGCCAACTATGATGGGCAACTATTCAATGGAGGGCCATTTGTCGCAGCGAAATTTATTAACGTATATACCCCTGCTGCAGCACTGACGTCTTTACTTGGAGAAAATTATGAAAAAGTTGGATTCCCTCCAGATATAAGAGTCATCAATACTGATAACGGCAGGGACAAGCAACTGGAAACTGCGATTGATAAATAA
- a CDS encoding metallophosphoesterase family protein, with protein sequence MNRRTLLKQAGLGFLLSAAPGIRSFASTESKAKKRVLRFAHLTDVHIEPELNAPAGLAACLHHVQLQKEPASFILNTGDCIFDALKQPKERVETQWKLWNDTFKSDNSLPVEYCIGNHDCWGFGEKTDPLYGVKYALDKMSLAKPYRSFDKAGWHFIILNSIMPKPDGSWYTCALDEEQFAWLQQDLANTPADIPVIIASHAPIVSAASVVVDNKNKGKGYELGLASMHIDSPRIISLFDQHPNIKLCLSGHIHLCEQILYNGVTYVCNGAVSGNWWQKTPRYQTKNGYAMVNLYDDGSIENEYVAYGWN encoded by the coding sequence ATGAATAGACGAACCTTACTTAAACAAGCCGGTCTTGGTTTTTTACTAAGCGCCGCTCCCGGCATCCGTTCTTTTGCCTCTACAGAAAGTAAAGCTAAAAAAAGAGTTTTACGTTTCGCCCATTTAACCGATGTGCATATTGAGCCGGAGCTGAATGCTCCCGCCGGACTCGCAGCCTGTCTGCATCATGTGCAATTACAAAAAGAGCCGGCCTCCTTTATTCTAAACACCGGGGATTGCATCTTCGACGCGCTCAAACAACCCAAAGAAAGAGTAGAGACCCAATGGAAGCTTTGGAACGATACTTTTAAAAGCGACAACTCCCTGCCTGTTGAATACTGCATCGGCAATCACGATTGCTGGGGATTTGGCGAAAAAACAGACCCTTTATATGGCGTAAAATACGCACTGGATAAAATGAGTCTTGCCAAACCTTACCGCAGTTTTGATAAAGCAGGCTGGCATTTCATCATTCTCAACAGCATCATGCCAAAACCAGACGGCAGCTGGTACACCTGCGCCCTTGATGAAGAGCAATTTGCCTGGCTGCAGCAGGATCTGGCCAACACCCCGGCCGATATTCCGGTGATCATCGCTTCACACGCACCTATTGTTTCCGCGGCAAGCGTGGTTGTAGATAATAAGAATAAAGGCAAGGGGTACGAGCTGGGATTAGCTTCTATGCACATCGATTCCCCGCGCATCATTTCGTTATTTGATCAGCACCCTAATATAAAGCTGTGCCTGAGCGGTCATATCCACCTGTGCGAACAGATATTATACAATGGAGTAACCTATGTCTGCAATGGCGCCGTAAGCGGTAACTGGTGGCAGAAAACGCCCAGGTACCAGACAAAAAACGGATATGCTATGGTGAACCTCTATGATGACGGCAGCATCGAAAATGAATATGTTGCATATGGGTGGAATTGA
- a CDS encoding carbonic anhydrase, producing MQSFEKLLKNNKEWAAEKLGVDPQFFNNLSETQNPEFLWIGCSDSRVPANEITGTTSGEIFVHRNIANVVVHTDINLISVLEYAVAHLKVKHVIVCGHYGCGGVKAAITHDDFHQVLNMWLREVKDVYYTYKEELDKIQDESARANRLVELNVKEQVEKLAKTSIIQKAWQERQAPTLHGWVYGLADGNLHALHTITPGNSSMDPIYMYKDLQ from the coding sequence ATGCAATCATTCGAAAAATTATTAAAGAACAATAAGGAATGGGCGGCCGAAAAGCTCGGTGTTGACCCGCAATTCTTTAACAACCTGTCGGAAACCCAAAATCCGGAGTTCCTGTGGATCGGTTGCAGCGATAGCCGGGTACCGGCCAATGAAATTACCGGCACCACCTCGGGCGAAATATTTGTTCACCGGAATATCGCCAATGTTGTTGTTCATACGGATATCAATCTGATCAGCGTTCTGGAATATGCTGTTGCGCATCTGAAAGTAAAACATGTGATCGTTTGTGGTCATTATGGATGCGGTGGTGTAAAAGCAGCGATCACGCATGATGATTTTCATCAGGTATTGAATATGTGGTTACGCGAGGTTAAGGACGTTTACTATACATATAAAGAAGAATTGGACAAGATCCAGGATGAATCGGCCCGGGCAAACCGCCTGGTAGAATTAAATGTGAAGGAGCAGGTTGAAAAGTTAGCAAAAACCTCTATCATTCAAAAAGCCTGGCAGGAGCGGCAGGCACCTACCTTACATGGATGGGTTTATGGTCTCGCAGATGGTAATCTCCATGCCCTGCATACCATTACACCAGGTAACAGCTCCATGGATCCCATTTATATGTACAAGGATCTTCAATAA
- a CDS encoding outer membrane beta-barrel protein, with protein sequence MKIPKPAFRIIAIVAFSLIYNDLWPQFGAGVSLGASQNKTTSNAAPFNSRQKALTGLFLDLQATYDLRSWLSLQADIEYIQKNTRLDRTGFYQDNYTSNYFNFLQLPVTARFTLGTGKFQGFLNLGGFMGYCLNGRLKGVTSNIIDYAEPTIPNPKISELFGAIHFDENYRFEESRDNRFEAGYVVGGGLQYSASRSCRVFVQTRHYHDITNQYKEAELFPVRSYNQSFQISIGTSFNLSKN encoded by the coding sequence ATGAAAATACCCAAACCGGCGTTTAGAATTATTGCAATCGTAGCCTTTTCTCTCATTTATAATGATCTCTGGCCCCAATTTGGGGCCGGAGTTTCTTTAGGTGCTTCTCAAAATAAAACCACTTCCAACGCAGCCCCATTTAACTCACGTCAAAAAGCATTAACAGGCTTGTTCTTAGACCTACAGGCAACATACGACCTCAGATCATGGTTATCACTGCAGGCAGATATAGAATATATACAAAAGAACACAAGACTGGATCGAACAGGTTTCTACCAAGATAATTACACTTCCAACTACTTTAATTTTCTGCAGTTGCCGGTCACGGCACGTTTTACCCTTGGAACTGGAAAATTTCAGGGGTTTTTAAACCTTGGAGGATTTATGGGATATTGTCTCAACGGCCGGCTAAAAGGAGTGACATCAAATATTATCGACTATGCTGAACCTACTATTCCTAATCCGAAAATTTCAGAGCTATTTGGAGCGATTCATTTTGACGAAAATTATCGTTTTGAGGAATCAAGAGATAATCGTTTCGAGGCAGGTTATGTTGTAGGGGGAGGTCTACAGTATTCCGCGTCCAGGTCATGTAGGGTCTTTGTCCAAACCAGGCATTACCACGATATAACCAACCAATATAAAGAAGCCGAACTTTTCCCTGTTCGATCCTATAATCAATCGTTCCAAATCTCAATAGGAACTTCATTTAATTTATCGAAAAATTAA
- a CDS encoding carboxymuconolactone decarboxylase family protein, protein MQKRIDLDNVQHPKAYKAMLALEGYMAQASISRTLRHLIKIRASYINGCAFCIDMHAKEAIHDGESTQRIFLISAWREARKFFTEEEQVVMTMTEEITLIHQHGLSDETYANALRFFNEDQIAEIIMGIITINAWNRIAISTHKQIES, encoded by the coding sequence ATGCAAAAACGTATTGACTTAGACAATGTACAACATCCAAAAGCATATAAAGCCATGCTGGCCTTGGAAGGATATATGGCACAGGCTTCTATTTCCAGAACACTGCGGCATCTTATCAAAATACGGGCTTCTTACATCAATGGCTGTGCCTTTTGTATCGACATGCACGCGAAGGAAGCGATTCATGATGGTGAAAGCACCCAGCGTATTTTTCTGATAAGCGCCTGGAGGGAAGCCCGCAAGTTCTTTACGGAAGAGGAACAGGTCGTAATGACCATGACGGAAGAAATCACACTGATTCATCAACACGGATTGAGTGATGAAACATATGCGAACGCCCTTCGCTTCTTTAATGAAGATCAGATAGCAGAGATCATTATGGGAATTATAACCATCAATGCATGGAACCGGATTGCAATCAGCACGCACAAACAGATTGAAAGTTAA